Proteins encoded together in one Bos indicus isolate NIAB-ARS_2022 breed Sahiwal x Tharparkar chromosome 3, NIAB-ARS_B.indTharparkar_mat_pri_1.0, whole genome shotgun sequence window:
- the KDM4A gene encoding lysine-specific demethylase 4A isoform X3, with amino-acid sequence MASESETLNPSARIMTFYPTMEEFRNFSRYIAYIESQGAHRAGLAKVVPPKEWKPRASYDDIDDLVIPAPIQQLVTGQSGLFTQYNIQKKAMTVREFRKIANSDKYCTPRYSEFEELERKYWKNLTFNPPIYGADVNGTLYEKHVDEWNIGRLRTILDLVEKESGITIEGVNTPYLYFGMWKTSFAWHTEDMDLYSINYLHFGEPKSWPEAFLRGRFPRLESLLQMIESFLFLMEKIFGHLKWFLQRRLCRVA; translated from the exons ATGGCTTCTGAATCTGAAACCTTGAATCCCAGTGCTCGGATCATGACCTTCTACCCGACTATGGAGGAGTTCCGAAACTTCAGTCGTTACATTGCTTATATTGAATCCCAAGGAGCTCATCGGGCTGGGCTGGCTAAG GTTGTTCCTCCAAAGGAGTGGAAGCCACGAGCCTCCTATGATGATATCGATGACCTGGTTATTCCTGCCCCCATCCAGCAGCTGGTGACGGGGCAGTCTGGCCTCTTTACTCAGTACAACATACAGAAGAAGGCCATGACTGTGCGAGAGTTCCGCAAGATAGCCAACAGTGATAA GTACTGTACCCCACGCTATAGTGAATTTGAAGAGCTTGAACGGAAATACTGGAAAAATCTCACGTTCAATCCCCCAATCTATGGTGCAGATGTGAATGGCACTCTCTATGAAAAG CATGTAGATGAGTGGAATATTGGCCGGCTGAGAACCATCCTGGACTTGGTGGAAAAGGAGAGTGGGATCACCATCGAGGGTGTGAACACCCCGTACCTGTACTTCGGCATGTGGAAGACATCCTTTGCCTGGCACACCGAAGACATGGACTTGTACAGCATCAATTACCTGCACTTCGGAGAGCCCAAGTCCTG GCCTGAGGCATTTCTTAGAGGCAGATTTCCAAGACTGGAGTCGCTCCTTCAGATGATAGAAAGCTTTCTTTTCctcatggaaaaaatatttg GTCACCTGAAGTGGTTCCTCCAGAGACGTCTGTGCAGGGTTGCCTGA